One Clostridium estertheticum DNA segment encodes these proteins:
- a CDS encoding amidohydrolase, translating into MILIKNANIHTMAVENFENGMILVDHDKIIAIGNDVRPPGNAEIIDAKGKFVMPGMIDAHCHLGMWEDGMGFEGADGNEAVDPVTPHLRAIDAINPRDICFKDAVEAGITTVATGPGSANVIGGQFAVIKTYGDRIDDMIVNECIAMKVAFGENPKRVYHALKKSPSTRMATAAILRENLFKAKMYIEKQNKATENPDKIPEFDMKMEALAKVIKKQIPLKAHAHRADDILTALRIAKEFDIDITLDHCTEGHLIVNYLKEGIQKGIILGPTLSNRSKVELQNLTFETPVILSKAGIKVAIMTDHPVIPLQYLPVCAGIAAREGMDEEEALKAITINAAEILGIEGKVGSLEIGKDADIVIYSGHPFDLRSKVEFVMVNGEIIKNI; encoded by the coding sequence ATGATTTTAATTAAAAATGCCAATATACATACAATGGCTGTGGAAAATTTTGAAAATGGAATGATCTTAGTTGATCATGATAAAATTATTGCTATTGGAAATGACGTAAGGCCACCGGGCAATGCAGAAATAATTGATGCTAAAGGTAAATTTGTTATGCCAGGGATGATTGATGCTCACTGCCACCTTGGAATGTGGGAAGATGGAATGGGCTTTGAAGGTGCTGATGGTAATGAGGCTGTTGACCCTGTCACCCCTCATTTAAGAGCAATTGATGCTATTAACCCTAGAGATATATGCTTTAAAGATGCAGTAGAAGCTGGTATAACAACTGTTGCAACTGGTCCAGGTAGTGCTAATGTAATTGGTGGTCAGTTTGCAGTTATTAAAACCTATGGAGATAGAATTGATGATATGATTGTAAATGAGTGCATTGCTATGAAGGTAGCTTTTGGTGAAAATCCTAAAAGAGTATACCATGCCCTAAAAAAGTCTCCAAGCACAAGAATGGCTACTGCTGCTATACTTCGAGAAAATCTTTTTAAAGCGAAGATGTATATAGAAAAACAAAATAAAGCCACAGAAAATCCCGATAAAATACCTGAATTCGACATGAAAATGGAAGCACTAGCAAAGGTTATAAAAAAACAAATCCCTCTAAAAGCTCATGCTCATAGAGCTGATGATATCCTTACAGCGCTTCGAATTGCAAAGGAATTTGACATAGATATAACCCTTGATCATTGCACAGAAGGCCACTTAATTGTAAATTATTTGAAAGAAGGAATTCAAAAGGGTATAATCTTAGGACCAACATTATCTAATAGATCAAAAGTAGAACTTCAAAATCTAACCTTTGAAACCCCGGTCATTCTTTCTAAAGCTGGTATAAAGGTAGCTATAATGACAGATCATCCCGTTATTCCCCTTCAATACCTTCCAGTATGCGCAGGCATTGCTGCGAGAGAAGGCATGGATGAAGAAGAGGCTCTTAAAGCAATTACTATAAATGCTGCTGAAATACTTGGTATCGAAGGCAAAGTTGGAAGCTTAGAAATTGGAAAAGATGCAGATATTGTTATATATAGTGGACATCCTTTTGATTTAAGAAGTAAAGTAGAATTTGTAATGGTGAATGGTGAAATTATAAAAAATATATAA
- a CDS encoding asparagine synthase yields the protein MREGLIPTMLGTVVTAAGATLSRNNMRKKNVLPMIEAGVIGFGLAHIVLGAIDLVEHRR from the coding sequence ATGCGCGAAGGCTTAATTCCAACTATGTTAGGTACTGTTGTAACTGCTGCGGGTGCAACACTTTCAAGAAATAATATGAGAAAGAAAAATGTGCTTCCTATGATTGAAGCAGGTGTTATTGGATTTGGCCTGGCTCATATAGTGTTAGGAGCCATTGACCTTGTAGAGCACAGAAGATAA
- a CDS encoding sigma factor, with translation MNLKLLFHKNKKTVVVLDEEQSFNIDALISENRDNFIEANKGFIYSTTSKICKRHLIWENDEELSISLMAFNMACDKYDKTKGNFYGFGKVIIKNALIDFFRKNKTSPILIFDNSMGNVDYIDGKNSINDFEIKIENEFRADEINLFSEELLKYKINFDSLINLSPSHKDTRDNLLNIAFLCAREESILNHLKTKRRLPTKEIMILTASNRKLIEKWRIYIISLILILINPEYVYLKSYLNIKEGELND, from the coding sequence ATGAACTTAAAACTTCTTTTTCATAAAAATAAAAAAACAGTCGTGGTTTTAGATGAAGAACAAAGTTTTAATATAGATGCTTTAATTTCCGAAAATCGCGACAATTTTATTGAGGCGAACAAAGGTTTTATTTACTCAACTACAAGTAAAATCTGCAAAAGGCATTTAATTTGGGAAAATGATGAAGAGCTTAGTATCTCTCTTATGGCTTTTAACATGGCCTGTGATAAATATGATAAAACTAAAGGTAATTTTTATGGTTTTGGTAAAGTTATTATTAAAAACGCACTTATAGATTTTTTCAGAAAAAATAAAACTTCTCCAATTTTAATCTTTGATAACAGTATGGGCAATGTGGATTATATAGATGGGAAAAATTCTATTAACGATTTTGAAATTAAAATTGAGAATGAATTTAGAGCTGATGAAATAAATTTATTTTCAGAAGAGTTATTAAAATATAAAATCAATTTTGATTCTCTTATTAATTTATCTCCTTCTCACAAGGATACTAGAGACAATTTATTGAATATTGCCTTTTTATGCGCTAGAGAAGAATCAATACTTAATCATTTAAAGACCAAAAGAAGGCTTCCAACTAAGGAAATAATGATATTAACTGCCTCAAATAGAAAATTAATTGAAAAATGGCGAATATATATAATTTCTTTAATATTGATACTTATAAATCCAGAATATGTGTATTTAAAATCTTATCTAAATATTAAAGAGGGTGAATTAAATGATTAA
- a CDS encoding DUF5667 domain-containing protein: MKKVAILVAAIAFTVSINTKVFATGVQNPVTTSTNTNISEGVNKDTGIMPDSMFYFIDKAFDNLKVFLTFDDAKKAEIISQIANERIAEYDSMTEKQKYDLAQNIIKELDKLSGKLDVLQEDNNNNNNEVNIEHKAAVANMVEKRHLLNTARQEYQSVMVDLKQAKKSGDEVAIKDAQELLKVKEDLYKKAKEASTTAFEEMKAVKNDTVKSDEKIENKKEQVKKVTKDKIEVEKVQVAKEAKEAKEAKEVEEAKDVKEVKEVKEVKSDVKEKLANIEIRNENKREEIKEKLANIQIKNENKKEEIKEKTNEIKENKKN; this comes from the coding sequence ATGAAAAAAGTAGCTATTTTAGTTGCAGCCATAGCATTTACAGTAAGCATAAATACAAAGGTGTTTGCAACAGGTGTTCAAAATCCAGTTACTACAAGTACTAATACAAACATAAGCGAGGGTGTTAATAAGGATACAGGAATTATGCCAGATAGTATGTTTTATTTCATTGATAAGGCATTTGATAATCTTAAAGTATTTTTAACCTTTGATGATGCAAAGAAGGCAGAAATAATTTCACAAATAGCAAATGAAAGAATAGCTGAGTATGACAGTATGACAGAAAAACAGAAATATGATTTGGCACAAAATATAATTAAAGAATTAGATAAGTTAAGTGGAAAATTAGATGTGTTACAAGAAGATAATAATAATAATAATAATGAAGTTAATATAGAACATAAGGCAGCAGTAGCTAATATGGTAGAAAAAAGACATCTATTAAATACAGCAAGACAAGAATATCAATCAGTAATGGTTGATTTAAAACAAGCTAAAAAATCTGGTGATGAAGTGGCTATAAAAGATGCGCAGGAACTACTAAAAGTAAAAGAAGATTTGTATAAAAAGGCTAAAGAAGCATCCACTACAGCTTTTGAGGAAATGAAAGCAGTTAAAAATGATACTGTGAAAAGTGATGAAAAGATAGAAAATAAGAAAGAACAAGTAAAGAAAGTAACAAAAGATAAGATTGAAGTTGAAAAAGTACAAGTAGCCAAAGAAGCCAAAGAAGCCAAAGAAGCTAAAGAAGTAGAAGAAGCTAAAGATGTAAAAGAAGTAAAAGAAGTAAAAGAAGTTAAAAGTGATGTTAAAGAGAAATTAGCAAATATAGAAATTAGAAATGAGAATAAAAGAGAAGAAATAAAAGAAAAATTAGCAAATATACAAATTAAAAATGAAAATAAAAAAGAAGAAATAAAAGAGAAAACAAATGAAATTAAAGAAAATAAAAAGAACTAA
- a CDS encoding L,D-transpeptidase family protein: MKTHKITKELLFFVMILIFLIPIKAFGAEEKKMQEVNKDKIWSINFNDSVLLDEISKESIYILDDMEKKVDITLELSNDGKTILVKPPKQGYEPGKNYVLQINNQIHNAAGETIIGPISFKFTIERPVYIVKVNNINLSVKQGQAFTLQEKVTVDLSNGGRVDKGVLWNTTNVDTTKAGTYTFEGNVEGYDDKVSLTLNIIIDYNYLVKPSIVVAELTWDSYFYNDMSLYSQRLGIAKKGSKVEIIVDKSFEWYYIRTKEGKYGWLKRNTLIIPKDPETNTKKLTKMELEGYVNLMKFNSSTVYFIWVDISHQNVNVFQGTKGNYKLLKTMSCATGKNISPTIRGSFTIQDRGPWFYTGKSGARYWVRFSGAYLFHSIAMDANKNVKDYTLGKRASEGCVRLSIIDSKWVYDNMPYGTNVWVN; encoded by the coding sequence ATGAAAACACATAAAATTACAAAAGAACTTCTATTTTTTGTCATGATTTTAATATTCTTAATACCTATTAAAGCTTTTGGTGCTGAAGAAAAAAAAATGCAAGAAGTTAACAAGGACAAGATATGGAGTATAAACTTTAATGACTCTGTTTTATTAGATGAAATATCCAAAGAAAGTATATACATATTAGATGATATGGAGAAAAAGGTTGATATTACTTTAGAATTAAGTAATGATGGAAAAACTATTTTAGTAAAACCACCCAAGCAAGGTTATGAACCAGGGAAAAACTATGTATTACAAATAAACAATCAAATACATAATGCTGCTGGTGAAACTATAATAGGACCAATTAGTTTTAAATTTACAATAGAAAGGCCCGTGTACATAGTAAAAGTAAACAATATAAATTTATCTGTAAAACAAGGACAAGCATTTACTCTTCAGGAAAAAGTAACAGTAGATCTAAGCAATGGTGGAAGAGTGGATAAAGGTGTTTTATGGAATACTACAAATGTAGATACAACTAAAGCTGGCACATATACATTTGAGGGAAATGTAGAAGGATATGATGATAAGGTAAGCTTAACTTTAAATATAATAATAGACTATAACTATCTTGTAAAACCATCAATTGTGGTTGCAGAATTAACATGGGATTCGTATTTTTATAATGATATGTCTTTATATTCTCAAAGATTAGGTATAGCTAAAAAAGGAAGTAAAGTTGAAATTATAGTGGATAAATCCTTTGAATGGTATTATATAAGAACTAAAGAGGGCAAATATGGATGGCTCAAGAGAAATACATTAATAATACCTAAAGATCCAGAAACGAATACAAAAAAACTAACTAAAATGGAGTTAGAGGGATATGTGAATTTAATGAAATTTAATAGCTCTACTGTATATTTTATTTGGGTAGACATTAGTCATCAAAATGTTAATGTATTTCAAGGAACCAAGGGCAACTATAAACTCCTAAAAACTATGAGTTGCGCAACAGGAAAAAATATATCACCTACAATTAGAGGTTCTTTTACTATTCAAGATAGGGGGCCATGGTTCTATACAGGTAAGAGTGGAGCTAGGTATTGGGTACGTTTTAGTGGAGCTTATCTATTTCATTCCATAGCTATGGATGCAAATAAAAATGTTAAAGATTATACATTAGGAAAAAGAGCATCTGAAGGATGTGTTAGACTTTCGATTATTGATAGTAAGTGGGTGTATGATAATATGCCTTATGGTACAAATGTATGGGTTAATTAA
- a CDS encoding hemerythrin domain-containing protein produces MNAIDLMMEEHKIIKRMLVVVRKFSIKVLNNEAVDYNDFNSVIDFVRNYADKHHHNKEEVILFKKMSEVLGERIEKGPIMGMLVEHDLGRLFMGNLEVALGKFKDGDIDSRVDIIANAIAYTDLLHRHIEKEDTAIYTFAQKRLSKEQLEEIDAQCFDVENEATKNRLQDKYVKLLSELESKLV; encoded by the coding sequence ATGAATGCTATAGATCTAATGATGGAAGAACATAAAATTATAAAAAGAATGTTGGTTGTAGTTAGAAAATTTTCTATTAAAGTACTTAACAATGAAGCCGTTGATTATAATGACTTTAATAGTGTTATTGACTTTGTAAGAAATTATGCGGATAAACACCATCATAATAAGGAAGAGGTTATTCTTTTTAAAAAAATGAGTGAAGTTTTAGGGGAACGAATAGAAAAGGGTCCTATTATGGGAATGCTAGTTGAACATGATTTAGGTAGGCTTTTTATGGGAAATCTAGAAGTAGCCTTAGGTAAATTTAAAGATGGAGATATTGACTCAAGAGTTGATATAATTGCCAATGCTATAGCTTACACTGACTTACTTCATAGGCATATCGAAAAGGAAGATACCGCTATTTATACTTTCGCTCAAAAAAGATTAAGTAAAGAGCAGTTAGAAGAAATAGATGCTCAATGCTTCGATGTAGAAAATGAGGCTACGAAAAATAGACTTCAAGATAAATATGTTAAATTATTAAGTGAATTAGAATCCAAATTAGTTTAA
- a CDS encoding HNH endonuclease, whose translation MHLELLYEELPNWQYQKSNRLDNNIRLAVFMRDGFKCVDCNSNIKLQMHHAKPKNSGGADSIYNGVTLCEKCT comes from the coding sequence ATGCATCTAGAATTATTATACGAGGAGCTACCAAACTGGCAGTATCAAAAGTCAAATAGACTTGATAATAATATCAGATTAGCTGTATTTATGAGAGATGGCTTTAAATGCGTAGACTGTAATTCTAACATCAAACTTCAAATGCACCACGCTAAACCCAAAAATAGTGGTGGAGCAGATAGTATTTATAATGGTGTAACTCTATGCGAAAAATGCACATGA
- a CDS encoding Rrf2 family transcriptional regulator, which translates to MFIRRVIGMLKKAGLVNVNPGGGGAYLLKSIEDITLLDNFI; encoded by the coding sequence ATATTTATTCGGAGAGTAATTGGAATGCTAAAGAAGGCTGGACTCGTTAATGTAAATCCTGGAGGTGGAGGGGCATATCTTTTAAAATCTATAGAAGATATCACCTTACTAGATAATTTTATATGA
- the sufU gene encoding Fe-S cluster assembly sulfur transfer protein SufU produces the protein MDLNSIYSELIMEHNQSGHNRRYLEHADCSEVGHNPSCGDEITLELKFNGDIIEEAAFSGTGCAISQASTSMMIDLIKRKSKAEALELVNTFIGMIKREVTDDKELEKLEDAIALKNISNMPARVKCAVLAWHTLKGCIE, from the coding sequence ATGGATCTTAATTCAATTTATTCAGAGCTTATAATGGAGCATAATCAAAGTGGTCATAATAGAAGATATTTAGAACATGCAGATTGTTCTGAGGTAGGGCATAATCCAAGCTGTGGAGATGAAATCACTTTAGAGTTAAAATTTAATGGTGATATTATAGAGGAGGCAGCATTTAGTGGAACTGGCTGCGCAATATCCCAGGCATCAACTTCTATGATGATAGATTTAATTAAACGAAAGAGCAAGGCTGAAGCACTAGAACTTGTAAATACTTTTATTGGAATGATAAAAAGAGAAGTAACAGATGATAAAGAATTAGAAAAGCTAGAGGATGCTATTGCATTAAAGAATATATCTAATATGCCTGCCAGAGTAAAATGTGCGGTGCTTGCATGGCATACTTTAAAAGGATGCATAGAATAG
- a CDS encoding cysteine desulfurase, translating into MNNISIEKIRSDFPILSQKVNGKNLVYLDNGATTHKPQRVIKAIREYYKEINANPHRGAHHLSVAATEAYENAREKVTSFINARSSKEVIFTKNTTEALNLLAYSYGMTFIEEGDEIVLSISEHHSNILPWQHVAASKGAILKYMYVDQNGEIPFEEIKRKITNKTKLVGVAQVSNVLGTINPIKEITAYAHEKGAVVIVDGAQSVPHMKVDVQELDADFIVFSGHKMLAPMGIGVLYGKEELLKTMPPFLRGGDMIEYVWEDKATFAELPYKFEAGTQNVEGAVGLAAAIDYINEIGMDFIQYREKELMEYALEKLRELPYITVLGSKDVEKRCGVISFTLEGVHPHDVASIVDTYGVALRAGHHCAQPLMRYLNLNSSSRISFYFYNTKEEIDVFVESIKNVRKWLGYGS; encoded by the coding sequence ATGAATAATATAAGTATAGAAAAAATAAGAAGTGATTTTCCCATATTATCACAAAAGGTTAACGGTAAAAACTTAGTTTATTTAGATAATGGAGCAACCACACATAAACCCCAAAGAGTAATAAAGGCTATAAGAGAATATTACAAAGAAATAAATGCTAACCCTCATAGAGGAGCTCATCATTTAAGTGTTGCAGCTACGGAAGCTTATGAGAATGCCAGAGAAAAGGTAACAAGCTTTATTAATGCAAGAAGTTCAAAGGAAGTGATATTTACTAAAAACACTACCGAGGCATTAAATTTATTGGCTTATTCCTATGGAATGACCTTTATTGAAGAGGGTGATGAAATAGTTCTTTCTATTAGTGAACACCACAGTAATATACTTCCTTGGCAGCATGTGGCTGCTTCTAAGGGTGCCATTTTAAAGTATATGTATGTAGATCAAAATGGAGAAATTCCTTTTGAGGAAATAAAAAGGAAAATAACAAATAAAACAAAGCTGGTAGGTGTTGCGCAAGTTTCTAATGTGCTAGGTACTATAAATCCAATAAAGGAGATTACAGCTTATGCCCATGAAAAAGGTGCAGTAGTAATTGTGGACGGCGCTCAAAGCGTACCACATATGAAGGTGGATGTACAAGAATTAGATGCAGATTTTATTGTGTTTTCAGGTCATAAGATGCTTGCACCAATGGGAATAGGAGTATTATATGGAAAAGAAGAATTATTAAAAACAATGCCTCCATTTTTAAGAGGTGGAGATATGATTGAATATGTTTGGGAAGATAAAGCCACTTTTGCAGAGCTACCATACAAGTTTGAGGCAGGTACGCAAAATGTAGAAGGAGCAGTAGGTCTTGCAGCAGCTATTGATTATATAAATGAAATAGGCATGGATTTTATTCAGTATAGAGAAAAAGAGTTAATGGAATATGCTTTAGAGAAACTAAGAGAGCTACCATATATAACGGTATTAGGTAGCAAGGATGTGGAAAAGAGATGTGGAGTAATTTCTTTTACATTAGAAGGAGTTCATCCACATGATGTGGCAAGTATTGTGGATACCTATGGAGTGGCTCTTAGAGCAGGTCACCACTGTGCACAGCCTCTTATGCGGTATTTAAACTTAAATTCATCCTCTAGAATAAGCTTTTATTTCTACAATACAAAAGAGGAGATTGATGTATTTGTTGAAAGTATTAAAAATGTGAGGAAGTGGTTAGGATATGGATCTTAA
- the sufD gene encoding Fe-S cluster assembly protein SufD: MDLALNKLPVTTWRWLGVNEYKLKDFHMPNVPKYNKAVIKQDDFAGVLVQETNIKKVNYDFIESYFNKEKYGVSEELVLLARNSNNTGVLIHAPQGERLLKPIQIEFYGDKENEVIIDNNLIIAEENSEITVVMEYLTEDETLVFHNGLTKIYAKDGAVVNVIKVQRMNKFSQHFDSNVAYVGHGAKVNYISIELGGEKTVTNYVTNLEETSSEANVKSIYLADKKSYVDISYIMNHFGRRSVSNIECRGALKDEAKKVFRGTIDFKKGASRAKGSEEEYAILLNKNVKSDAIPLLICGEDDVEGKHAASAGKIDENKLFYLMSRGFSEKEAKKIIVEASFRPIIDLIPVEELKVRIEAVMQERLVYE; encoded by the coding sequence ATGGATTTAGCATTAAATAAATTGCCGGTAACAACCTGGAGATGGTTAGGTGTAAATGAATATAAATTAAAGGACTTTCATATGCCTAATGTTCCTAAATACAATAAAGCTGTTATTAAACAGGATGATTTTGCAGGTGTTTTAGTACAAGAAACAAATATAAAAAAGGTTAATTATGATTTTATTGAGTCATATTTTAATAAAGAAAAATATGGAGTATCAGAAGAATTAGTGCTATTAGCAAGAAACTCAAATAATACAGGAGTGCTAATACATGCTCCTCAAGGAGAAAGATTATTAAAACCTATACAAATAGAGTTTTATGGAGATAAAGAAAATGAGGTAATAATAGATAATAACCTAATTATTGCTGAGGAAAACAGTGAAATAACTGTGGTTATGGAATATTTAACAGAGGATGAAACCTTGGTTTTTCATAATGGGTTAACGAAGATATATGCAAAAGATGGAGCAGTTGTAAATGTTATAAAGGTTCAAAGGATGAATAAATTTTCTCAGCATTTTGATTCTAATGTAGCTTATGTTGGCCATGGAGCGAAGGTGAATTACATTTCAATAGAATTAGGGGGAGAAAAGACTGTAACAAATTATGTAACAAACCTAGAAGAAACAAGTAGTGAAGCCAATGTTAAATCTATCTACTTAGCAGATAAGAAAAGTTATGTAGATATCAGTTATATAATGAATCATTTTGGACGAAGAAGTGTAAGTAATATAGAATGCAGAGGAGCTTTAAAGGACGAAGCTAAAAAAGTGTTCAGAGGTACTATTGATTTTAAAAAGGGTGCATCAAGGGCAAAAGGATCAGAAGAGGAGTATGCGATACTATTAAACAAAAATGTTAAATCTGATGCTATTCCACTGCTAATTTGTGGAGAAGATGATGTAGAAGGTAAGCATGCAGCTAGTGCTGGTAAAATTGATGAAAACAAGCTATTTTATCTTATGAGTAGAGGTTTCAGTGAAAAAGAGGCAAAGAAGATTATAGTAGAAGCTTCCTTCAGACCTATTATAGATTTAATCCCTGTGGAGGAATTGAAGGTAAGAATAGAAGCGGTAATGCAGGAGAGATTAGTTTATGAATAA
- the sufB gene encoding Fe-S cluster assembly protein SufB — protein MEERKRTYVEELDRGIYDIKNEVRYSYKTNNGLTSDIIKDISREKKEPKWMTDFRLKSLEIYNQMELPSWGPDISELNIDNIVTYVKPNTSMKNKWSEVPEDIKNTFERLGIPEAERKSLAGVGAQYDSEVVYHSIKEELTKQGVVYTDMETAIREYEPIIKEYFMKCVPPSDHKFAALHGAVWSGGSFVYVPEGVQVDMPLQSYFRLNAPGAGQFEHTLIIVEKGAKLHFIEGCSAPKYSVANLHAGCVELYVKEDATLRYSTIENWSKNMYNLNTKRAIVEKNGTIEWVSGSFGSKVSMLYPMSILKGEGARVEFTGITFAGKGQHLDTGAKVLHAAPYTSSNINSKSISKDGGVALYRGVVKVASNAHHSKSTVSCESLMLDNKSKSDTIPVIDILNDEVDLGHEAKIGRISDETIFYLMSRGISEEEAKAMIVRGFVEPIAKELPLEYAVEMNNLIRLELQGTIG, from the coding sequence ATGGAAGAAAGAAAAAGAACATATGTAGAGGAATTAGATAGAGGTATTTATGATATAAAAAATGAAGTTCGTTATAGTTATAAAACCAATAATGGATTAACCTCAGACATAATAAAGGATATATCAAGAGAAAAGAAAGAGCCTAAGTGGATGACGGATTTTAGATTAAAATCTCTAGAGATATATAATCAAATGGAGCTACCAAGCTGGGGACCGGATATAAGCGAGCTAAATATAGACAATATAGTAACTTATGTAAAGCCAAATACATCAATGAAGAATAAGTGGAGTGAGGTGCCAGAGGATATTAAGAATACCTTCGAGAGATTGGGAATTCCTGAAGCAGAGAGAAAATCTTTAGCAGGTGTAGGTGCTCAATATGATTCAGAGGTGGTATATCACAGTATTAAAGAAGAATTAACCAAACAAGGTGTTGTATATACAGATATGGAAACGGCAATTAGGGAGTATGAACCAATAATAAAAGAGTATTTTATGAAATGTGTACCTCCGAGTGACCATAAATTTGCAGCTCTTCACGGCGCTGTGTGGTCAGGAGGCTCCTTTGTTTATGTGCCAGAGGGAGTTCAGGTGGATATGCCTCTTCAATCTTACTTTCGTTTAAATGCACCTGGTGCAGGTCAATTTGAACACACATTAATAATCGTTGAAAAGGGAGCAAAGCTTCATTTTATAGAAGGGTGTTCAGCACCAAAGTATTCGGTAGCTAACCTTCATGCTGGCTGTGTAGAGCTTTATGTGAAGGAAGATGCAACTCTTAGATATAGCACTATAGAAAATTGGTCAAAGAACATGTATAACTTAAATACAAAAAGAGCTATTGTTGAGAAAAATGGAACTATAGAATGGGTGTCAGGTTCCTTTGGTTCAAAGGTATCTATGCTATATCCTATGAGTATTTTAAAAGGAGAAGGTGCAAGGGTGGAGTTCACTGGTATTACTTTTGCAGGAAAGGGTCAACACCTTGATACAGGGGCTAAGGTTCTTCATGCTGCGCCATATACTTCTTCAAATATAAATTCTAAATCAATTTCAAAGGATGGAGGAGTAGCGCTTTATAGAGGGGTAGTAAAGGTAGCATCAAATGCTCATCACAGCAAATCCACAGTTTCTTGTGAGTCACTTATGCTTGATAATAAATCAAAATCAGATACTATTCCAGTAATAGATATATTGAACGACGAAGTTGATCTAGGTCATGAAGCTAAGATTGGAAGAATTAGTGATGAGACAATATTCTATTTAATGAGTAGAGGAATTAGTGAGGAAGAGGCAAAGGCCATGATTGTAAGAGGGTTTGTAGAGCCTATCGCTAAGGAGCTTCCATTGGAATATGCTGTTGAAATGAATAATTTAATTAGGCTGGAGCTACAAGGAACAATTGGATAA
- the sufC gene encoding Fe-S cluster assembly ATPase SufC: MTDKLLEIKALHTKVEQKEILKGLNLEINKGEIHVIMGPNGAGKSTLANTIMGHPKYSIANGEMIFQGENINELKPNERAKKGIFLSFQYPEELTGVTVENFLRTAKNSLEGKPIRLMEFKKKLKEKMELLDMKEEYASRYLNVGFSGGEKKKNEILQMAILEPKLTILDEADSGLDVDAIKVVSKGVSMLANEENAFLIITHHNKILDYLKPDYVHVLIDGKIVRTGDFSLAKEIEIKGYEFLKEKNS; the protein is encoded by the coding sequence ATGACAGATAAGCTATTAGAAATAAAAGCTTTACATACAAAGGTTGAACAAAAAGAGATATTAAAGGGATTAAATTTAGAAATAAATAAGGGCGAAATACATGTAATTATGGGACCAAATGGAGCAGGTAAATCTACCTTAGCTAATACTATTATGGGTCATCCAAAATACAGCATTGCAAATGGGGAAATGATTTTCCAAGGTGAAAACATTAATGAATTAAAGCCTAATGAAAGAGCTAAAAAAGGTATATTTTTATCATTTCAGTATCCAGAAGAGCTAACAGGAGTTACTGTAGAAAACTTTTTAAGAACAGCTAAAAATTCCTTGGAAGGTAAACCTATTAGGTTAATGGAATTTAAGAAAAAGCTAAAAGAAAAGATGGAGCTTTTAGATATGAAGGAAGAGTATGCTAGCAGATATTTAAATGTAGGCTTTTCCGGGGGAGAAAAGAAAAAGAATGAAATTCTCCAAATGGCTATACTAGAGCCTAAGTTAACTATTTTAGATGAAGCAGATTCAGGACTAGATGTAGATGCAATAAAGGTAGTATCAAAGGGTGTAAGTATGCTGGCTAATGAAGAAAATGCTTTTCTAATTATTACACATCATAATAAGATATTAGATTATTTAAAACCAGATTATGTACATGTGCTTATAGATGGGAAAATAGTTAGAACCGGCGATTTCTCTTTAGCGAAAGAGATAGAGATCAAAGGATATGAGTTTCTTAAGGAAAAAAATTCTTAA